A genomic stretch from Neodiprion fabricii isolate iyNeoFabr1 chromosome 3, iyNeoFabr1.1, whole genome shotgun sequence includes:
- the LOC124178720 gene encoding RNA-binding protein Rsf1-like isoform X1 — MGSEGYTRVYVGGLNEGIKKEDLQVEFEKFGKLNKVWVAFNPPGFAFIEFLNEDEAEVACDNMNGTEIMGAKLRVEISRGRGRGGSRGGGGGGFRGSRGGSGGSRGFGSRGGNGGGYRGGGSSYGDRGGGGYRGSRGSGGGGRGRGRFGDDYSSSRSSGGGGYGSRDSYSRDSYGSSGGGGGGGGSGSDYYSGRDNGSSRYRSRSPAGRGSPRGTSRSGYSDDRANEGRSFGSSH; from the exons ATGGGTTCGGAAGGTTACACGCGAGTGTACGTCGGCGGTCTGAATGAGGGCATCAAGAAGGAAGACTTACAGGTGGAGTTTGAGAAGTTTGGAAAACTGAACAAAGTCTGGGTGGCCTTCAACCCGCCAGGTTTTGCCTTTATCGAATTCCTAAACGAAGACGAGGCGGAAGTAGCCTGCGACAATATGAACGGGACAGAGATAATGGGGGCAAAGCTCAGAGTCGAAATATCACGGGGTCGAGGCCGTGGGGGTAGTAGAGGAGGAGGCGGCGGCGGTTTCAGAGGGAGTCGAGGGGGCAGTGGAGGTAGTAGGGGGTTCGGATCTAGGGGTGGAAACGGAGGGGGCTACAGAGGGGGTGGCAGCAGCTACGGAGATCGTGGCGGCGGAGGATATCGCGGAAGCAGAGGCAGTGGGGGTGGTGGTAGGGGCAGAGGCCGTTTTGGCGACGACTACAGCTCTAGTCGCAGCAGTGGCGGGGGCGGCTATGGAAGTCGAGACAGCTACAGCCGCGACAGCTACGGCagtagtggtggtggtggtgggggTGGTGGTAGTGGCAGTGACTACTACAGCGGCAGGGACAACGGATCGTCGAGGTATCGCAGTCGATCTCCGGCTGGGCGTGGCAG CCCACGCGGCACATCCCGTTCTGGCTACAGTGACGATCGCGCTAATGAGGGCCGCAGTTTTGGGTCATCACACTAG
- the LOC124178720 gene encoding RNA-binding protein Rsf1-like isoform X2, with protein sequence MGSEGYTRVYVGGLNEGIKKEDLQVEFEKFGKLNKVWVAFNPPGFAFIEFLNEDEAEVACDNMNGTEIMGAKLRVEISRGRGRGGSRGGGGGGFRGSRGGSGGSRGFGSRGGNGGGYRGGGSSYGDRGGGGYRGSRGSGGGGRGRGRFGDDYSSSRSSGGGGYGSRDSYSRDSYGSSGGGGGGGGSGSDYYSGRDNGSSRYRSRSPAGRGSHRHLRECT encoded by the exons ATGGGTTCGGAAGGTTACACGCGAGTGTACGTCGGCGGTCTGAATGAGGGCATCAAGAAGGAAGACTTACAGGTGGAGTTTGAGAAGTTTGGAAAACTGAACAAAGTCTGGGTGGCCTTCAACCCGCCAGGTTTTGCCTTTATCGAATTCCTAAACGAAGACGAGGCGGAAGTAGCCTGCGACAATATGAACGGGACAGAGATAATGGGGGCAAAGCTCAGAGTCGAAATATCACGGGGTCGAGGCCGTGGGGGTAGTAGAGGAGGAGGCGGCGGCGGTTTCAGAGGGAGTCGAGGGGGCAGTGGAGGTAGTAGGGGGTTCGGATCTAGGGGTGGAAACGGAGGGGGCTACAGAGGGGGTGGCAGCAGCTACGGAGATCGTGGCGGCGGAGGATATCGCGGAAGCAGAGGCAGTGGGGGTGGTGGTAGGGGCAGAGGCCGTTTTGGCGACGACTACAGCTCTAGTCGCAGCAGTGGCGGGGGCGGCTATGGAAGTCGAGACAGCTACAGCCGCGACAGCTACGGCagtagtggtggtggtggtgggggTGGTGGTAGTGGCAGTGACTACTACAGCGGCAGGGACAACGGATCGTCGAGGTATCGCAGTCGATCTCCGGCTGGGCGTGGCAG TCATCGTCATCTGCGTGAATGCACATAA
- the LOC124178720 gene encoding RNA-binding protein Rsf1-like isoform X3 yields the protein MGSEGYTRVYVGGLNEGIKKEDLQVEFEKFGKLNKVWVAFNPPGFAFIEFLNEDEAEVACDNMNGTEIMGAKLRVEISRGRGRGGSRGGGGGGFRGSRGGSGGSRGFGSRGGNGGGYRGGGSSYGDRGGGGYRGSRGSGGGGRGRGRFGDDYSSSRSSGGGGYGSRDSYSRDSYGSSGGGGGGGGSGSDYYSGRDNGSSRYRSRSPAGRGREASLDASE from the exons ATGGGTTCGGAAGGTTACACGCGAGTGTACGTCGGCGGTCTGAATGAGGGCATCAAGAAGGAAGACTTACAGGTGGAGTTTGAGAAGTTTGGAAAACTGAACAAAGTCTGGGTGGCCTTCAACCCGCCAGGTTTTGCCTTTATCGAATTCCTAAACGAAGACGAGGCGGAAGTAGCCTGCGACAATATGAACGGGACAGAGATAATGGGGGCAAAGCTCAGAGTCGAAATATCACGGGGTCGAGGCCGTGGGGGTAGTAGAGGAGGAGGCGGCGGCGGTTTCAGAGGGAGTCGAGGGGGCAGTGGAGGTAGTAGGGGGTTCGGATCTAGGGGTGGAAACGGAGGGGGCTACAGAGGGGGTGGCAGCAGCTACGGAGATCGTGGCGGCGGAGGATATCGCGGAAGCAGAGGCAGTGGGGGTGGTGGTAGGGGCAGAGGCCGTTTTGGCGACGACTACAGCTCTAGTCGCAGCAGTGGCGGGGGCGGCTATGGAAGTCGAGACAGCTACAGCCGCGACAGCTACGGCagtagtggtggtggtggtgggggTGGTGGTAGTGGCAGTGACTACTACAGCGGCAGGGACAACGGATCGTCGAGGTATCGCAGTCGATCTCCGGCTGGGCGTGGCAG AGAAGCATCACTTGATGCTAGCGAGTAA
- the LOC124178721 gene encoding DNA-directed RNA polymerase III subunit RPC7-like translates to MANRGRGRGKVSMSINVEQLGFGRGEALPGPVLQPPPKYPPLDYKPTPFTITDQDNYMLEIKRDYAEFLRDTPSYVQPIVVNKDIERYSDWFQDMMNDQTSYEEQYDWTVMPGELKPRNSSHKRRQDSIVKEPAKKKRDIDVEVRLKELERKESSQRSDVDDNGKEGDGDNEDDEKELEERPEEEEEELDEEMDDGTDYVNSYFDNGEAFDDEDDNLDDGPVY, encoded by the coding sequence ATGGCAAATCGTGGAAGAGGTAGAGGCAAGGTCTCAATGTCTATAAATGTCGAACAATTAGGGTTCGGCAGAGGAGAGGCGCTACCGGGTCCAGTTCTGCAACCACCACCGAAGTACCCTCCTTTGGATTATAAGCCAACTCCTTTCACAATAACAGACCAGGATAACTATATGctggaaataaaaagagaTTATGCAGAGTTTCTCCGAGATACTCCAAGCTACGTACAACCGATTGTCGTTAATAAGGACATTGAGCGTTATTCGGATTGGTTTCAGGACATGATGAATGACCAGACTAGTTATGAGGAACAATACGACTGGACTGTGATGCCAGGTGAATTAAAACCCAGGAATAGTAGCCATAAGCGCCGTCAAGATTCAATTGTTAAAGAGCCGGCTAAGAAGAAGAGAGATATTGATGTCGAGGTGAGGTTGAAGGAACTTGAGAGAAAGGAAAGTAGTCAACGAAGTGACGTCGATGACAATGGAAAAGAAGGAGATGGGGATAACGAAGATGATGAAAAAGAGCTAGAAGAACGTCccgaggaggaagaggaagaattAGATGAAGAGATGGATGATGGAACTGACTACGTCAATAGCTATTTCGACAATGGAGAAGCCTTTGATGACGAAGATGACAATTTAGATGACGGTCCTGTATATTGA
- the LOC124178717 gene encoding endoplasmic reticulum-Golgi intermediate compartment protein 2 has protein sequence MAILRRRKINLKAVKELDGFPKVPDTYIKQSAVGGTFSVLSFCVIAYLVIAETQYFLDTRLQFKFEPDNDFIDAKLKVNIDITVAMPCSRVGADILDSTNQNLMGFGTLEEEDTWWELTPEQRNHFDSLKYMNSYLREEYHAVHELLWKSNQLSLLSDMPKRKNYPNHTPDACRIYGSLDVNKVAGNFHITAGKSLSLPRGHIHISAFMTERDYNFTHRINRFSFGEPSPGVIHPLEGDEKISDHSMMLYQYFVEVVPTDVRNLLRSYKTYQYSVKDHQRPIDHHKGSHGIPGIFFKYDMSALKVKVTQQRDSVFRFLVKLCALVGGIFVTNGLLNNLVQVFWYLITCQFLKNQDPRNEEKLVVSSPVVQNETPSSVDLLTAASPPILNIELNSKK, from the exons ATGGCAATATTaagaagaaggaaaatcaACTTGAAAGCCGTCAAGGAACTGGATGGTTTTCCCAAAGTACCTGACACATATATTAAACAATCTGCTGTTGGTGGTACAT TTTCAGTGTTGAGTTTCTGCGTCATAGCTTACTTGGTGATAGCAGAGACGCAATATTTTCTCGATACTCGCCTGCAGTTTAAATTCGAACCTGACAATGACTTCATAGATGCTAAACTAAAAGTCAATATTGACATAACAGTAGCAATGCCATGCAGTCGCGTGGGCGCCGACATACTAGATTCTACTAATCAAAATTTGATGGGATTTGGAACATTAGAAGAGGAGGACACGTGGTGGGAACTGACGCCTGAACAACGGAACCATTTCGATTCTCTCAAATACATGAATTCATACCTAAGAGAAGAGTACCATGCTGTCCACGAGCTTCTGTGGAAGTCTAATCAGTTGTCACTGCTAAGTGATATGCCAAAACG aaaaaattaccCTAATCACACTCCAGATGCTTGCCGCATATATGGCAGTTTAGACGTAAATAAGGTCGCTGGTAATTTTCATATCACTGCAGGAAAATCATTGTCACTCCCTAGAGGACATATTCACATATCTGCTTTTATGACCGAACGTGATTACAACTTTACACATAGAATCAACAGGTTTTCCTTCGGTGAACCAAGTCCTGGTGTTATACATCCACTtgaaggagatgaaaaaataagcgaCCATA GTATGATGTTATACCAGTACTTTGTGGAGGTAGTTCCCACAGATGTCAGGAATTTATTGCGGTCGTACAAGACTTATCAGTACAGTGTAAAAGACCACCAGCGGCCCATTGATCATCACAAAGGCTCACATGGCATTCCTGGAATTTTCTTCAAGTATGATATGAGTGCTTTGAAAGTTAAAGTTACACAACAAAGAGATTCAGTATTTCGATTCCTAGTTAAACTTTGCGCTCTTGTTGGTGGTATCTTTGTTACTAATG GGCTGTTGAACAATTTAGTACAGGTATTCTGGTATTTGATCACGTGCCAATTTCTCAAGAATCAAGATCctcgaaatgaagaaaaactaGTTGTTTCGTCACCAGTTGTCCAAAACGAAACTCCAAGTTCTGTGGATTTGCTCACAGCAGCGTCCCCGCCgattttaaatattgaacttaattcaaagaaataa
- the LOC124178716 gene encoding mediator of RNA polymerase II transcription subunit 17 isoform X2: MVLDPVPQEVPDVKPMVQVYARKKALSGAGQVLLFGAERLRNCQNELARSRATPDFHIELLRLRQNWRLKKVSNSIIGDLSYRTAGSKYTQTGMFEVTKAEEEEKVWSSPPASPNPNSSSSSNSTPSQSHTSSNSKVNPSALRVTIPSELQGVAYIEVLCQKDQEDLCSANISLLNGGTNSSNADMHWQQKLEAAQNVLFCKELFSQLAREAVHLRAPIPHMVVGNQIMATVLPGIQLIIGLCHSTGNDKKPSAPPPQKTEHDHVLEHSLHQLLREVHHKNTHHSFPHPSSGPIGPSKRRCLAGPNAADRYELLEMTKSQTLLEQIIQQAQHFFMRLRTEYVLDTIAKEVKDPLIVSHWNALNSPTQSCVKINILTHGYDTVCRTSLVVHVGEKSLKCVCRDGRVMHMSYEPQELRDLIFCQIYQHQITAVQALAKCMGWQFLANSSHLGLGAVEPLGNASSCILASPIGDRMIAVRCEPQTGVQVGIAHSPRKDFFPGQLVRERKWENLGGSFKEVRWDKMEGKNFLNKMELLMASLTSS, encoded by the exons aTGGTTTTAGATCCTGTACCCCAAGAAGTACCTGATGTTAAACCTATGGTGCAAGTCTATGCTAGAAAAAAAGCTCTGTCAGGTGCTGGACAGGTGCTTCTTTTTGGTGCTGAGAGGTTGAGAAATTGCCAAAATGAATTGGCCAGAAGTCGAGCAACTCCTGACTTTCATATCGAACTTTTAAGACTCAGGCAGAACTGGCGGctcaaaaaagtttccaatTCTATTATTGGCGATCTTAGCTACCGCACag CTGGATCCAAGTATACACAGACTGGCATGTTTGAAGTGACAAAAgctgaggaggaggagaaggttTGGAGCAGTCCACCTGCATCACCGAATCCCAATTCTAGCAGCTCATCAAATTCCACACCCTCGCAATCACATACTTCCTCAAATTCCAAGGTTAATCCTTCAGCGCTTAGGGTTACCATACCGAGTGAACTGCAAGGGGTTGCGTACATTGAAGTTCTTTGTCAAAAGg ACCAGGAGGATTTATGCAGTGCCAATATCAGCCTCTTAAACGGTGGCACGAATAGCTCTAACGCAGATATGCACTGGCAACAGAAACTGGAAGCTGCTCAAAACGTTTTATTCTGTAAAGAATTGTTTAGCCAACTAGCAAGGGAAGCTGTACATCTACGAGCTCCTATCCCTCACATGGTTGTTGGCAATCAGATCATGGCAACG GTTCTCCCAGGCATACAACTCATCATTGGCTTGTGCCACAGTACAGGCAATGATAAGAAACCTTCGGCACCACCGCCACAAAAAACAGAGCATGACCATGTACTGGAACATTCGTTGCATCAATTGCTGCGTGAAGTTCACCacaaaaatacacatcatTCATTTCCTCATCCATCTTCAGGTCCTATAGGTCCAAGTAAAAGACGCTGTTTGGCAGGTCCAAATGCTGCAGACAGATATGAACTACTGGAGATGACAAAGAG CCAAACATTGTTGGAGCAGATAATTCAGCAAGCTCAACATTTCTTTATGCGGCTAAGGACAGAGTACGTCTTGGATACGATAGCAAAAGAAGTTAAAGACCCATTAATAGTTTCGCACTGGAATGCTCTCAATTCTCCGACCCAGTCTTGTgtcaaaattaatattttgacGCACGGTTACGACACCGTTTGTCGGACGTCGCTAGTTGTACACGTGGGTGAGAAGTCTCTGAAATGCGTATGCAGGGATGGACGAGTGATGCACATGAGTTACGAACCTCAGGAATTACGAGATCTCATTTTTTGTCAA ATCTACCAACATCAGATAACAGCTGTCCAAGCATTGGCCAAGTGTATGGGCTGGCAGTTCTTAGCTAATAGTTCTCATTTGGGACTCGGGGCTGTTGAGCCGCTTGGTAACGCCAGTAGCTGTATACTAGCATCGCCTATAGGAGATAG AATGATTGCAGTCAGATGCGAGCCACAGACTGGGGTTCAAGTTGGAATAGCACATTCACCAAGAAAAGATTTCTTTCCCGGACAATTAGTGAGAGAGCGAAAATGGGAGAACTTGGGTGGTTCGTTCAAAGAAGTTAGGTGGGACAAGATGgagggtaaaaattttttgaataaaatggaGCTGTTGATGGCATCGCTGACAAGTTCTTAA
- the LOC124178712 gene encoding N-acetyltransferase ESCO1: MSAGGDGSSVGLGEVFNNTPRRVQKRLFTSGTSSTKRTLFRDSQTASPSGGNSGDESDLGPMSPLALSDATPSSATNSPGKSLTSPVVGSTAAALVYLGSLDSNLWEMGTLNMGNDEANVVPSSPFSVLKTLTRSARYSQRRKTCPVLPEPVIPISDENEIVEETPPTSPKRSGKSSAWNESITETPKRKSFGKEIQNVQILDSSIVAETPYKDDSPMRRLITPLGSVSKEAALPRLHHRKSLNSLAATAQNSSPIDGKENILKRTARDVIIQTSAKLFKTDECTSAPKARAALFQERHQDFKVSTKVFYSSSPPQVLPKQDSPINIEQSEVRHGQKRRSLPNRSSRGRSSKRHKYGEINAGIGHRIRKPKVKKHISLADGFKKENVNDVSPIATSTETSFAESNVRNITQSMDNTLSNIHDEHSVEKCAMPQSRELAASPEIDTAKKFFKTNRTVSRKSLATVTVNDSIKLQVSHGKVKLESHRFMKRQNPHKKARISDLSLDANDLTVDDPSFGVPIDKTSVDNILKVLEDDWADDEYDTMEPLISTQKYAISPLKSSIMLNGMSMSPASELTSMTSVMNIKDAYGPTANLDQVSSNLDNSNQNKGTKLYPLFNKDFARTKSLIDSPKNVTRGTKRPAGWQLSVKNGAQDDRQYQLDVGQKQFGATQCPECRVVYQIGDPSDETSHQNYHDSMKILKFPGWKHERVVTTDSYTSSRIILVEASAPKYCWKKVSEILAVIDRDLGLADSKLSDYHNDKIYLYIREKEILGVLVAEYVTTGYRLIPDLQNIDCCSLQSSSIKCGIKVVWTAASYRKQGIATKLVDVLRANFYFGYVLSMDDIAFSIPTPGGKAFAEKYTSTKCFKVYN; the protein is encoded by the exons ATGTCCGCGGGCGGCGACGGCAGCTCCGTCGGGCTCGGGGAAGTCTTTAATAATACACCTCGACGAGTCCAGAAGCGGCTCTTCACTTCGGGAACTAGTTCGACCAAGCGAACCCTGTTCCGGGACAGCCAAACAGCGAGTCCTAGTGGAGGAAACTCCGGGGATGAATCAGACCTTGGCCCGATGTCTCCCTTGGCACTGAGTGATGCTACACCAAGTAGCGCGACCAATTCGCCTGGTAAATCGCTTACTTCTCCGGTGGTTGGATCCACCGCAGCGGCCTTGGTATATCTTGGTTCCTTGGACTCTAATCTGTGGGAAATGGGGACGCTAAACATGGGCAACGACGAAGCCAATGTGGTACCGTCGTCTCCTTTCAGTGTCCTTAAAACGTTGACCCGATCGGCGAGATATTCTCAACGTCGCAAAACTTGTCCAGTTTTGCCAGAACCAGTGATTCCCATCAGTGACGAGAATGAAATAGTTGAAGAAACTCCGCCGACATCTCCCAAACGCTCTGGTAAGAGTTCAGCTTGGAACGAGTCTATAACTGAAACTCCCAAGAGAAAGAGTTTCGGCAAGGAAATTCAGAATGTACAAATACTTGATTCCAGCATTGTTGCCGAAACACCTTATAAGGACGATAGCCCTATGAGAAGGCTGATTACACCTCTGGGTTCGGTTAGCAAAGAGGCTGCACTGCCCCGCTTACATCACAGAAAGTCTCTGAATAGCCTTGCTGCGACAGCACAAAACTCTTCGCCAATAGATggcaaagaaaatatattgaaaagaaCTGCCCGTGATGTAATTATACAAACTTCAGCAAAATTATTCAAGACTGACGAATGTACTTCCGCTCCCAAGGCCAGGGCTGCGCTCTTCCAAGAAAGGCATCAAGACTTTAAAGTGAGCACAAAGGTGTTCTACAGCTCTTCACCACCCCAAGTTTTACCAAAACAAGACTCCCCGATAAACATTGAACAAAGTGAAGTTCGTCATGGGCAAAAAAGGCGCAGTCTACCTAATAGAAGCAGTCGAGGGAGATCAAGCAAAAGACATAAGTATGGTGAGATCAATGCCGGGATTGGTCATAGAATAAGGAAGCCAAAAGTCAAAAAACATATCTCACTCGCTGATGGgtttaagaaagaaaatgttaACGATGTTTCTCCCATTGCCACTTCTACTGAGACGTCTTTTGCTGAGTCTAATGTTAGAAATATCACGCAAAGTATGGATAACACTTTGTCGAATATCCATGATGAACATTCTGTGGAGAAATGCGCCATGCCTCAATCAAGAGAGTTGGCAGCATCCCCTGAAATTGATACTGCAAAGAAGTTCTTCAAGACCAATAGAACTGTATCAAGAAAGTCTCTGGCTACTGTCACGGTTAatgattcgataaaattacAGGTCTCACATGGTAAAGTAAAGCTAGAATCACATCGATTTATGAAAAGGCAAAATCCCCACAAAAAAGCCAGAATCTCTGATTTATCATTAGATGCCAATGATCTAACAGTCGACGATCCTAGCTTCGGAGTGCCTATAGATAAGACAAGTGTTGATAACATTTTGAAGGTATTGGAAGATGATTGGGCGGATGATGAATATGACACAATGGAGCCCTTAATAAGCACACAAAAATACGCAATATCGCCATTAAAGTCTTCAATCATGCTGAATGGCATGTCCATGTCTCCTGCCAGTGAACTCACTAGCATGACATCGGTAATGAACATAAAGGATGCATATGGCCCTACCGCTAACCTTGATCAGGTTTCTAGCAATCTTGATAACTCTAATCAAAACAAAGGAACAAAGTTGTATCCTTTGTTTAACAAGGACTTTGCAAGGACCAAAAGCCTGAT AGACTCACCCAAAAATGTTACTCGTGGCACCAAGAGACCTGCAGGCTGGCAATTATCTGTCAAAAATGGTGCCCAAGATGACCGTCAATATCAACTCGATGTTGGCCAGAAGCAGTTTGGTGCAACTCAGTGCCCTGAATGTAGGGTCGTTTATCAAATAGGAGATCCCAGTGATGAAACTTCTCATCAAAATTATCACGACAGTATGAAGATATTGAAATTCCCC GGTTGGAAGCACGAACGAGTAGTGACTACCGACAGTTATACCTCTAGTAGAATTATCTTGGTTGAGGCCTCAGCTCCTAAGTATTGCTGGAAGAAAGTATCAGAGATTTTAGCAGTTATTGACAGGGATTTGGGGTTGGCAGATTCGAAACTTTCTGACTACCATAATGACAAG ATATACCTGTAtattagagaaaaagagatcCTGGGTGTGTTAGTTGCTGAATATGTGACGACGGGTTATCGCTTAATTCCcgatttacaaaatattgatTGCTGCAGTTTGCAGAGCTCTTCTATTAAGTGCGGTATTAAAGTGGTATGGACAGCTGCTAGCTATCGGAAACAGGGAATCGCAACAAAGTTAGTGGATGTTCTAAG GGCCAACTTCTATTTTGGGTATGTCCTATCCATGGATGACATCGCTTTCTCAATACCAACCCCAGGAGGCAAAGCTTTTGCAGAGAAGTACACCAGTACTAAATGTTTCAAagtatataattaa
- the LOC124178716 gene encoding mediator of RNA polymerase II transcription subunit 17 isoform X1 produces MAYSVNISVEAPIENQIQEITYDGQEIYQAPLTLSENLAKIAQKIDFSKSNGDEVKKEPPEGGEKSEDDSKDPAAFQSSLWPWDSVRNKLRNALTEVCVLADVLSIVKEKKYMVLDPVPQEVPDVKPMVQVYARKKALSGAGQVLLFGAERLRNCQNELARSRATPDFHIELLRLRQNWRLKKVSNSIIGDLSYRTAGSKYTQTGMFEVTKAEEEEKVWSSPPASPNPNSSSSSNSTPSQSHTSSNSKVNPSALRVTIPSELQGVAYIEVLCQKDQEDLCSANISLLNGGTNSSNADMHWQQKLEAAQNVLFCKELFSQLAREAVHLRAPIPHMVVGNQIMATVLPGIQLIIGLCHSTGNDKKPSAPPPQKTEHDHVLEHSLHQLLREVHHKNTHHSFPHPSSGPIGPSKRRCLAGPNAADRYELLEMTKSQTLLEQIIQQAQHFFMRLRTEYVLDTIAKEVKDPLIVSHWNALNSPTQSCVKINILTHGYDTVCRTSLVVHVGEKSLKCVCRDGRVMHMSYEPQELRDLIFCQIYQHQITAVQALAKCMGWQFLANSSHLGLGAVEPLGNASSCILASPIGDRMIAVRCEPQTGVQVGIAHSPRKDFFPGQLVRERKWENLGGSFKEVRWDKMEGKNFLNKMELLMASLTSS; encoded by the exons ATGGCGTATTCTGTGAATATATCAGTCGAAGCACCAATAGAAAATCAAATCCAAGAAATTACCTACGATGGACAAGAGATATATCAAGC GCCACTCACTCTGTCCGAAAACTTGGCAAAGATTGCGCAAAAAATTGACTTCAGTAAATCTAATGGCGATGAAGTAAAAAAGGAACCACCTGAGGGTGGAGAAAAAAGTGAAGATGATTCTAAGGATCCAGCAGCATTTCAGTCGTCCCTGTGGCCCTGGGATAGTGTCAGAAATAAATTAAG AAACGCCCTCACAGAAGTTTGCGTTCTAGCTGACGTTCTTTCAAtagtgaaggaaaaaaagtacaTGGTTTTAGATCCTGTACCCCAAGAAGTACCTGATGTTAAACCTATGGTGCAAGTCTATGCTAGAAAAAAAGCTCTGTCAGGTGCTGGACAGGTGCTTCTTTTTGGTGCTGAGAGGTTGAGAAATTGCCAAAATGAATTGGCCAGAAGTCGAGCAACTCCTGACTTTCATATCGAACTTTTAAGACTCAGGCAGAACTGGCGGctcaaaaaagtttccaatTCTATTATTGGCGATCTTAGCTACCGCACag CTGGATCCAAGTATACACAGACTGGCATGTTTGAAGTGACAAAAgctgaggaggaggagaaggttTGGAGCAGTCCACCTGCATCACCGAATCCCAATTCTAGCAGCTCATCAAATTCCACACCCTCGCAATCACATACTTCCTCAAATTCCAAGGTTAATCCTTCAGCGCTTAGGGTTACCATACCGAGTGAACTGCAAGGGGTTGCGTACATTGAAGTTCTTTGTCAAAAGg ACCAGGAGGATTTATGCAGTGCCAATATCAGCCTCTTAAACGGTGGCACGAATAGCTCTAACGCAGATATGCACTGGCAACAGAAACTGGAAGCTGCTCAAAACGTTTTATTCTGTAAAGAATTGTTTAGCCAACTAGCAAGGGAAGCTGTACATCTACGAGCTCCTATCCCTCACATGGTTGTTGGCAATCAGATCATGGCAACG GTTCTCCCAGGCATACAACTCATCATTGGCTTGTGCCACAGTACAGGCAATGATAAGAAACCTTCGGCACCACCGCCACAAAAAACAGAGCATGACCATGTACTGGAACATTCGTTGCATCAATTGCTGCGTGAAGTTCACCacaaaaatacacatcatTCATTTCCTCATCCATCTTCAGGTCCTATAGGTCCAAGTAAAAGACGCTGTTTGGCAGGTCCAAATGCTGCAGACAGATATGAACTACTGGAGATGACAAAGAG CCAAACATTGTTGGAGCAGATAATTCAGCAAGCTCAACATTTCTTTATGCGGCTAAGGACAGAGTACGTCTTGGATACGATAGCAAAAGAAGTTAAAGACCCATTAATAGTTTCGCACTGGAATGCTCTCAATTCTCCGACCCAGTCTTGTgtcaaaattaatattttgacGCACGGTTACGACACCGTTTGTCGGACGTCGCTAGTTGTACACGTGGGTGAGAAGTCTCTGAAATGCGTATGCAGGGATGGACGAGTGATGCACATGAGTTACGAACCTCAGGAATTACGAGATCTCATTTTTTGTCAA ATCTACCAACATCAGATAACAGCTGTCCAAGCATTGGCCAAGTGTATGGGCTGGCAGTTCTTAGCTAATAGTTCTCATTTGGGACTCGGGGCTGTTGAGCCGCTTGGTAACGCCAGTAGCTGTATACTAGCATCGCCTATAGGAGATAG AATGATTGCAGTCAGATGCGAGCCACAGACTGGGGTTCAAGTTGGAATAGCACATTCACCAAGAAAAGATTTCTTTCCCGGACAATTAGTGAGAGAGCGAAAATGGGAGAACTTGGGTGGTTCGTTCAAAGAAGTTAGGTGGGACAAGATGgagggtaaaaattttttgaataaaatggaGCTGTTGATGGCATCGCTGACAAGTTCTTAA